The proteins below are encoded in one region of Micromonospora sp. DSM 45708:
- a CDS encoding MGDG synthase family glycosyltransferase, translating to MNNGWQEQPHARVPPGKRPAPGRAGDEALQPDRRCGGGGIVVVSADIGAGHDAAAAELAARLAVDGVEVHHLNFFASLPKPLHRVIREGYRALLRWCPLSYDALFTVTDRSPPLVATIRSALRPARRRMLMQVPPDAGLVVSTFPFANQVLGPLRHTGRLDTPVVTYVTDFVIHPTWMATGVDTYCVIHEATQQQAAVRGAPDVRLVDPLVPARYRPRTEATRRAARAQFALPEKGRLALIVAGSWGAGDVARTASDVLAAGCVTPVVVCGRNDSLRRRLAGLPGHVMGWVDDMPTLMQAVDLVVENAGGLTCQQALTVGLPTITYRPIPGHGRANAQVLADAGLTTYVRSPTDLCQELTRAAAPTVPALAGAADVAAIVAAALWSGTGPNGNSR from the coding sequence GTGAACAACGGGTGGCAGGAGCAACCTCATGCTCGGGTCCCTCCCGGGAAGCGGCCTGCGCCGGGTCGGGCCGGCGACGAGGCACTGCAGCCGGATCGTCGGTGTGGCGGCGGAGGGATTGTCGTGGTGTCGGCCGACATCGGCGCGGGCCACGACGCTGCCGCCGCTGAACTGGCTGCCCGGCTCGCCGTCGACGGCGTCGAGGTGCACCACCTCAACTTCTTTGCGTCACTGCCCAAGCCCCTGCACCGGGTGATCCGCGAGGGCTATCGGGCACTGTTGCGCTGGTGTCCACTCAGCTACGACGCCTTGTTCACGGTCACTGACCGTTCGCCACCGCTGGTGGCGACGATCAGGTCGGCGTTGCGGCCGGCCCGCCGGCGGATGCTGATGCAAGTGCCTCCGGACGCTGGCCTGGTCGTGTCGACGTTCCCGTTCGCCAACCAGGTCCTCGGGCCGCTGCGCCATACCGGGCGGCTGGACACACCGGTCGTCACCTATGTCACCGACTTCGTGATCCACCCGACCTGGATGGCGACCGGCGTGGACACCTACTGCGTCATCCACGAGGCCACCCAGCAGCAGGCCGCGGTTCGAGGCGCACCGGATGTCCGACTCGTCGACCCGCTGGTGCCCGCCCGGTACCGGCCTCGGACGGAGGCTACCAGACGCGCCGCCCGCGCCCAGTTCGCGCTGCCCGAAAAGGGAAGGCTGGCGCTCATCGTTGCCGGGTCCTGGGGTGCAGGCGACGTGGCCCGCACCGCCAGCGATGTGCTGGCCGCCGGTTGTGTCACGCCGGTGGTGGTGTGCGGACGCAACGACAGCCTGCGCCGGCGGCTGGCCGGACTACCCGGCCACGTCATGGGGTGGGTCGACGACATGCCCACCCTCATGCAGGCGGTGGACCTGGTCGTGGAGAACGCCGGTGGCCTCACCTGCCAGCAGGCCCTGACCGTGGGTCTGCCCACCATCACCTACCGCCCGATTCCCGGCCACGGCCGAGCCAACGCGCAGGTGCTCGCCGACGCCGGCCTGACCACCTATGTCCGAAGCCCCACGGACCTGTGCCAGGAGTTGACCCGCGCAGCGGCTCCCACGGTGCCGGCGCTCGCCGGCGCCGCCGACGTGGCCGCGATCGTGGCCGCGGCCCTCTGGTCCGGGACCGGACCAAACGGGAACTCGCGGTGA
- the mptB gene encoding polyprenol phosphomannose-dependent alpha 1,6 mannosyltransferase MptB, producing MHSDGSVVGRQSRMPCREARPDERLLMMRWNAATEQFGRLDSSRTPPYGLAICRALGAAGSLVTVLGGQVAGVRPLGEVAIDLPIVLALRASTALSVFVVYVGLGMLVVAWWRVGILVRTVDRVPVPALATTAAWWSLPFALTTPVFSGDAHSYLAQGAMTSAGLDPYRTGPAALGGPLTVNVPDIWQHTPAPYGPVFLNLASWVTDATGGGVWAGILGMRLLALLGVGLLVWSVPRLARQCGARPAAAMWLGVLNPLVLLHLVGDAHNEAVMLGLMCLGLLLVLRRRPVSGVMLITLAVLVKAPAALAIAFVVPIWARQLGGPRARLRAALLAASISGATALAVTALAGTGFGWVRALGTPTHARTWMSISTDLGWAVGAVLHHVLGVDVEQARHVVWLVGLVIAAGVCLLLWRRSERIGPVAALGCCLGVVVLASPVVHPWYLLWALLPLAAAARGTAARRWVAAGSVGLVLLVLPGGVQPSLPAVLGALLGTTAVVVAAAVAQLLQQHVSQRLAADAVELTACDAP from the coding sequence ATGCACAGCGACGGCTCCGTGGTGGGACGGCAGTCGCGCATGCCCTGTCGAGAGGCACGCCCGGATGAACGGTTGCTGATGATGCGGTGGAACGCTGCCACGGAACAGTTCGGTCGCCTCGACTCGTCGCGGACCCCACCGTACGGGCTGGCCATCTGCCGGGCACTCGGGGCGGCCGGTTCCCTGGTGACCGTGCTGGGCGGCCAGGTGGCGGGCGTACGGCCACTGGGCGAGGTCGCGATCGACCTGCCGATCGTTCTCGCCCTCCGGGCGTCCACGGCGCTGTCCGTGTTCGTGGTCTACGTCGGGCTCGGCATGCTCGTCGTCGCCTGGTGGCGGGTGGGCATCCTGGTGCGTACCGTCGACCGGGTACCCGTGCCCGCACTGGCGACGACAGCCGCGTGGTGGTCTCTTCCCTTCGCCCTCACCACGCCCGTCTTCAGCGGCGACGCTCACAGCTACCTGGCCCAGGGAGCCATGACCAGCGCCGGCCTCGACCCGTACCGAACGGGACCGGCGGCGTTGGGCGGGCCCCTCACCGTAAACGTGCCCGACATCTGGCAGCACACTCCCGCACCGTACGGCCCGGTCTTCCTCAACCTCGCAAGCTGGGTGACCGACGCGACCGGCGGCGGCGTCTGGGCCGGCATTCTCGGGATGCGTCTGCTCGCGCTGCTGGGGGTGGGCCTGCTGGTCTGGTCCGTACCCCGGCTGGCCCGCCAATGCGGGGCGCGGCCGGCCGCGGCGATGTGGTTGGGGGTGCTCAACCCGCTCGTGCTGCTCCACCTCGTCGGTGACGCCCACAACGAGGCGGTGATGCTGGGGCTGATGTGTCTGGGGCTGCTCCTGGTGCTGCGGCGCCGGCCCGTGTCGGGGGTCATGCTGATCACACTCGCCGTGCTCGTCAAGGCACCGGCGGCCCTGGCGATCGCCTTCGTCGTGCCCATCTGGGCACGCCAACTGGGCGGCCCCCGCGCGAGGCTGCGGGCAGCGCTGTTGGCGGCCTCGATCTCCGGCGCCACCGCTCTGGCAGTCACGGCCCTGGCGGGGACCGGCTTCGGGTGGGTACGGGCGCTGGGGACTCCCACGCACGCCCGTACCTGGATGTCGATCAGCACGGACCTGGGCTGGGCGGTCGGCGCGGTGCTGCACCATGTCCTAGGCGTGGATGTCGAGCAGGCCCGGCACGTGGTGTGGCTGGTCGGCCTCGTCATCGCCGCTGGTGTCTGCCTGCTCCTGTGGCGGCGCAGCGAGCGGATCGGTCCGGTCGCTGCCCTCGGATGCTGCCTCGGGGTGGTCGTGCTCGCCAGTCCCGTCGTGCATCCGTGGTATCTGCTGTGGGCGCTCCTACCGCTGGCGGCGGCCGCACGTGGCACCGCGGCCCGCCGGTGGGTCGCGGCCGGTTCGGTGGGCCTCGTCCTACTGGTCCTGCCAGGCGGTGTCCAACCCAGCCTGCCGGCCGTCCTCGGGGCGCTGCTCGGCACGACGGCGGTCGTGGTCGCGGCGGCGGTCGCCCAACTGTTGCAACAGCATGTGTCGCAACGGCTGGCGGCCGATGCGGTCGAGTTGACGGCGTGTGACGCTCCGTAA
- a CDS encoding phosphatase PAP2 family protein yields MNYHLFQIVNAAAGRSDPVDDVFEWSAVWLIYALAVTAAIPALAHLRHGRAALVRVVASLGLAFAVGQAVAALSTEVRPFQTHPVHQLIPHAAGPSLPSDHATAAFAVAFAVGAFLSRRWGVALSVLATIIGFARVWTGVHYPGDILVGTLIAAAAVAAIGVVGRAHDRLTSRRLDTTA; encoded by the coding sequence ATGAACTATCACCTGTTCCAGATCGTCAACGCCGCCGCCGGCCGCAGCGACCCCGTCGACGACGTCTTCGAATGGTCGGCGGTCTGGCTGATCTACGCCCTCGCCGTCACCGCAGCCATCCCCGCCCTTGCCCACCTGCGGCACGGTCGTGCCGCCCTGGTGCGCGTCGTCGCCTCCCTCGGGCTGGCATTCGCTGTCGGGCAGGCCGTCGCCGCGCTCAGCACCGAGGTGCGGCCCTTCCAGACCCACCCGGTGCACCAGTTGATCCCGCACGCCGCCGGACCATCGCTGCCCAGCGACCACGCCACCGCGGCGTTCGCGGTGGCCTTCGCCGTCGGGGCGTTTCTGTCCCGTCGATGGGGGGTAGCGCTGAGCGTGCTCGCCACCATCATCGGTTTCGCCCGCGTCTGGACCGGCGTGCACTACCCCGGGGACATCCTCGTCGGCACGCTCATCGCCGCCGCGGCAGTCGCCGCCATCGGCGTCGTTGGCCGCGCCCACGACCGCCTTACCAGCCGCCGCCTCGACACCACCGCCTGA
- a CDS encoding DMT family transporter produces the protein MILYALAGAFSFALSAALHQRAATRQPRFAVLDPRLLLRLFRNRLWLSGWIPDTAGVVFQVLALRVGALAVVQPVMASGLFMAVLIEAVIAGRRVARRDLLAVAVGVVGLTAFLLLADVHAGVTRPAPTAWTVAMSCAVAAIAVCVVAARHRHGAARGALLGVAGGVAYSFAAALVKDLASGPAGSLLGVVVSWRAAALVVAVALGLMVNQAAFQHGRLAAPLTALTLTDPVVSVLVAITVFRETFSDEPIRVVGLVLAAVTVGGGVWLAASACSTGADEHHQR, from the coding sequence ATGATCCTTTACGCGCTGGCCGGGGCCTTCAGCTTCGCGTTGTCCGCCGCGCTGCACCAGCGCGCCGCGACCCGACAACCCCGCTTCGCAGTGCTCGATCCGCGGCTGCTGCTGCGGCTGTTCCGCAACCGCCTGTGGCTCTCCGGCTGGATCCCGGACACGGCCGGAGTCGTCTTCCAGGTGCTCGCGTTGCGTGTCGGCGCGCTCGCGGTCGTGCAACCCGTGATGGCCAGCGGGCTGTTCATGGCAGTGCTGATCGAGGCCGTCATCGCCGGCCGGCGCGTCGCGCGCCGGGACCTGCTCGCGGTCGCGGTGGGCGTGGTGGGCCTGACCGCGTTCCTGCTCCTCGCCGACGTCCACGCCGGCGTGACCCGCCCTGCGCCGACGGCTTGGACGGTTGCCATGAGCTGCGCGGTAGCGGCCATCGCGGTCTGCGTCGTGGCCGCGCGCCACCGCCATGGCGCTGCGCGGGGCGCGCTGTTGGGCGTAGCCGGCGGCGTCGCGTACAGCTTCGCGGCGGCGCTGGTCAAGGATCTCGCCAGCGGGCCAGCCGGCTCTCTGCTGGGGGTCGTGGTCAGCTGGCGGGCCGCGGCGCTGGTGGTGGCCGTCGCCCTCGGGCTGATGGTGAATCAGGCCGCGTTCCAGCACGGTCGCCTCGCCGCGCCCCTGACAGCTCTCACGCTCACCGATCCCGTGGTGAGCGTCCTCGTCGCCATCACGGTCTTTCGGGAAACCTTCTCCGACGAGCCCATCCGGGTCGTCGGTCTCGTCCTGGCGGCCGTTACGGTCGGTGGCGGGGTGTGGCTCGCCGCTTCCGCCTGCTCGACCGGAGCCGACGAACACCATCAACGCTGA
- a CDS encoding DedA family protein, protein MSTPHALLAVGPSFIDPEWLISTFGLIGILAIIFAESGLLIGFFLPGDSLLFTAGLLVADGRYLHQPLWLVCLLVAVAAIAGDQVGYLFGKRVGPSLFRRPNSRLFKQENVHRANAFFARYGARSIVLARFVPIVRTFTPIIAGVSRMHYRTFVTYNVLGGVLWGTGVTVLGYFLGQISFVKSNIEFILIAIVLVSVLPIGIQLLRSRRRSATEATVAGNSSRTN, encoded by the coding sequence ATGTCCACGCCTCACGCGCTACTCGCCGTGGGCCCCAGCTTCATCGACCCGGAATGGCTGATCTCCACCTTCGGTCTGATCGGAATCCTCGCGATCATCTTCGCCGAATCCGGGCTGCTCATCGGGTTCTTCCTACCCGGCGACTCGCTGCTGTTCACCGCAGGACTTCTCGTCGCCGACGGCCGCTACCTGCACCAGCCGCTCTGGCTCGTCTGCCTCCTCGTCGCCGTCGCCGCCATCGCTGGCGACCAGGTCGGTTACCTGTTCGGCAAGCGGGTGGGCCCGAGCCTGTTCCGTCGCCCCAACTCCCGGCTGTTCAAGCAGGAGAACGTGCACCGGGCCAACGCGTTCTTCGCCCGCTACGGCGCCCGCTCGATCGTGCTGGCCCGCTTCGTGCCGATCGTGCGGACCTTCACCCCCATCATCGCCGGGGTCAGCCGCATGCACTATCGCACCTTCGTCACCTACAACGTCCTCGGTGGTGTTCTCTGGGGAACCGGCGTCACCGTGCTCGGGTACTTCCTCGGGCAGATCAGCTTCGTCAAGTCGAACATCGAGTTCATCCTGATCGCCATCGTGCTCGTCTCCGTCCTGCCCATCGGTATCCAGCTCCTGCGCTCCCGCCGCCGTTCGGCCACCGAGGCGACGGTGGCCGGAAACTCCTCCCGCACCAACTGA
- a CDS encoding reverse transcriptase family protein: MTPTRTVRRPWHTPVIDTVDDLAAMLDLSIEHLDWYADRRAMNRRATAHRLHHYHYRWTDHGRLIEIPKSRLRALQGRLLAEALGPIPVHSAAHGFVPGRSAHTFAAAHTAQPVVVRIDLLAFFTHIPATRVHRLFRTAGYPEPVAHTLTGLCTNRTPHPVLRRAPTDLTHRAARLTALRTGHLPQGAPTSPALANLRAYRLDRRLTGLADAFETTYTRYADDLAFSGDLTTRRIDDLIAVVTDIARDEGFQVHPAKTRVRSRADRQLLAGLVVNQHPATPRDEYDQLRAILHNAARTASPRRAGPATPTSLIGRVLWVGHHHPARAAKLATLLARARAAP; the protein is encoded by the coding sequence GTGACGCCGACCCGCACGGTCCGCCGTCCCTGGCACACCCCCGTCATCGACACCGTCGACGACCTGGCCGCAATGCTCGACCTGAGCATCGAACACCTCGACTGGTACGCCGACCGACGCGCCATGAACCGACGCGCCACCGCCCACCGGCTGCACCACTACCACTACCGGTGGACCGACCACGGGCGGCTGATCGAGATACCCAAGTCTCGGCTCCGCGCCCTGCAAGGCCGGCTGCTCGCCGAGGCACTCGGCCCCATCCCGGTCCACTCCGCCGCCCACGGCTTCGTACCCGGCCGCTCCGCACACACCTTCGCCGCCGCCCACACCGCGCAGCCGGTCGTCGTCCGGATCGACCTGCTCGCCTTCTTCACCCACATCCCCGCCACCCGCGTCCACAGACTGTTCCGCACCGCCGGCTACCCCGAACCCGTCGCCCACACCCTCACCGGACTCTGCACCAACCGCACCCCGCACCCCGTTCTCCGCCGCGCACCCACCGACCTAACGCACCGGGCGGCCCGGCTCACCGCGCTGCGCACCGGCCACCTGCCCCAAGGAGCGCCCACCTCACCCGCACTGGCCAACCTGCGCGCCTACCGACTCGACCGCCGCCTCACCGGGCTCGCCGATGCCTTCGAGACCACCTACACTCGATACGCCGACGACCTCGCCTTCTCCGGCGACCTCACCACCCGCCGGATCGACGACCTGATCGCCGTCGTCACCGACATCGCCCGCGACGAGGGCTTCCAAGTCCACCCAGCCAAGACCCGCGTCCGTAGCCGAGCCGACCGGCAGCTCCTCGCCGGACTCGTCGTCAACCAACACCCCGCCACACCACGGGACGAATACGACCAGCTCCGCGCCATCCTCCACAACGCCGCCCGCACGGCCTCGCCGCGCAGAGCCGGACCGGCCACCCCGACTTCGCTCATCGGACGAGTTCTCTGGGTCGGTCATCACCATCCGGCACGCGCAGCCAAACTCGCCACGCTGCTGGCCCGAGCTCGTGCGGCACCGTAA
- a CDS encoding COG4705 family protein, protein MSVATDRLVGTRGWLTKVPAITATFWVIKVLSTTIGETFADYLAVNVGLGPAVTDAVMTVALVGALVIQFRTRAYTPWIYWLCVVLVSIVGTQLTDLFTDTLGVSLYVSTAVFAVVLAVVFAVWYRQERTLAITSIDTPRREAFYWGAILTTFALGTAAGDLATEALSLGFRNGVLIFGGLIAATWVAYRLGAGQVLTFWIAYVLTRPLGASLGDLLTQDKDLGGLGLGASVTSLLFFGTIVVLVIREQVLVSRHGVAVKGAGPLGGYRQDYLWAGAAVVAVALAGWVLRPAADTTPTAEPAPMTTAQPGSPAGAPGALPQQAHPTTKLGNLGKFAVIVTDVRERVAKDDLVGGKARAKDLEVAWDDAEAGLKPRDSARWHQLDGQIDAVLTALRASSPVQDDCASAVDTLMATLNQFDGVS, encoded by the coding sequence GTGTCCGTTGCCACTGACCGGCTGGTAGGTACGCGCGGGTGGTTGACGAAAGTCCCGGCGATCACTGCGACGTTCTGGGTCATCAAGGTGTTGTCGACGACGATTGGGGAGACGTTCGCCGATTATCTGGCCGTGAACGTCGGGCTGGGTCCTGCCGTCACCGACGCGGTCATGACCGTGGCGCTGGTCGGCGCGCTTGTCATCCAGTTCCGGACCCGCGCGTACACGCCGTGGATCTATTGGTTGTGTGTGGTGTTGGTGAGCATCGTCGGTACCCAGTTGACCGACTTGTTCACCGACACGCTGGGCGTGAGCTTGTATGTCAGCACCGCTGTTTTCGCAGTGGTCCTCGCGGTCGTGTTCGCCGTCTGGTACCGGCAGGAACGTACTCTCGCGATCACCTCCATCGACACCCCGCGCCGCGAGGCGTTCTACTGGGGCGCGATCCTCACCACGTTCGCGCTCGGCACCGCCGCTGGTGACCTCGCCACCGAGGCACTCAGCCTCGGTTTCCGCAACGGGGTGCTGATTTTCGGGGGCCTGATCGCGGCGACGTGGGTGGCCTACCGGCTGGGCGCCGGGCAGGTGCTGACGTTCTGGATCGCCTACGTGCTCACCCGTCCGCTTGGCGCCTCGCTCGGTGACCTGCTGACGCAGGACAAGGATCTCGGCGGTCTGGGGCTGGGCGCGAGCGTGACCAGTCTGCTGTTCTTCGGCACGATCGTGGTCCTCGTCATCCGTGAACAGGTTCTGGTCAGTCGTCATGGGGTGGCGGTGAAGGGCGCGGGGCCGCTGGGCGGCTACCGGCAGGACTACCTGTGGGCCGGCGCGGCCGTCGTAGCTGTCGCGCTGGCCGGGTGGGTGCTGCGGCCGGCTGCGGACACGACGCCGACCGCCGAGCCTGCGCCCATGACGACCGCACAGCCCGGTAGCCCGGCCGGTGCCCCCGGGGCCCTTCCGCAGCAGGCTCATCCGACCACGAAGCTGGGCAACCTGGGCAAGTTCGCGGTGATCGTCACGGACGTCAGGGAAAGGGTCGCCAAGGACGACCTGGTGGGTGGGAAGGCCAGGGCGAAGGATCTCGAAGTGGCCTGGGACGACGCCGAGGCGGGGCTGAAGCCGCGCGATTCGGCGAGGTGGCACCAACTCGACGGCCAGATCGATGCGGTCCTGACGGCTCTGCGGGCGTCGAGTCCGGTGCAGGATGACTGCGCGTCGGCGGTGGACACCCTGATGGCGACCTTGAATCAGTTCGACGGCGTCAGCTGA
- a CDS encoding IS110 family RNA-guided transposase — MPSILAERLADRVDAVVGVDTHTDTHTAAVLTAVGTVLAEITVPATDEGAGVLLAWAGRQTIMLGAGRRAWALDGARSHGVGLLRVLRAAGEYVLEAPKPVAGRRRRGGKSDALDAVHAARGVLAADHVATPRTDGDREALRLLHVCRRHYSDTRTATINLFKSVILTADDDLRAQMRGLSTLRQVQHATTLTTSSGSGLDRLRRTQLAALAEQILTLDQLLKTNLTEIRTLVDKLCPTLLEQPGIGPVTAAIALSAWSHPGRFRNEAAFASLAGVSPIPASSGRITRHRLNRGGDRTLNAALHTIAKTRQRCHQPTKDYINRRTTEGRTPAEITRSLKRYIARQIWRTLEATA, encoded by the coding sequence GTGCCTTCCATCCTGGCAGAACGTCTGGCTGACCGTGTCGATGCGGTCGTCGGTGTGGACACCCATACCGATACGCACACCGCTGCGGTCCTCACTGCGGTCGGTACCGTGCTGGCCGAGATCACCGTGCCGGCCACCGACGAGGGCGCCGGTGTCCTGCTGGCCTGGGCCGGGCGGCAGACGATCATGCTGGGAGCGGGCCGGCGGGCCTGGGCCCTGGACGGTGCTCGCAGTCACGGTGTCGGCCTGCTGCGCGTGTTGCGTGCCGCGGGTGAGTACGTCCTGGAAGCACCCAAACCCGTTGCCGGGCGCCGCCGACGAGGCGGCAAGTCCGACGCGCTGGACGCCGTGCACGCCGCTCGTGGCGTCCTGGCCGCCGACCACGTCGCCACACCCCGCACCGACGGCGACCGGGAAGCCCTGCGCCTGCTGCACGTCTGCCGCCGCCACTACAGCGACACCCGCACCGCCACCATCAACCTGTTCAAATCGGTGATCCTCACCGCCGACGACGACCTGCGCGCACAGATGCGTGGGCTGAGCACCCTGCGACAGGTCCAACACGCCACCACCCTCACCACCAGCAGCGGCAGCGGTCTCGACCGGCTGCGCCGCACTCAACTGGCAGCACTCGCCGAGCAGATCCTAACCCTCGACCAGCTCCTGAAAACCAACCTCACCGAGATCCGCACCCTGGTCGACAAACTCTGCCCAACCCTGCTCGAGCAGCCCGGCATCGGCCCCGTCACCGCCGCGATTGCGCTGAGCGCCTGGTCGCACCCCGGCCGGTTCCGCAACGAGGCCGCCTTCGCCTCACTCGCCGGCGTCAGCCCCATCCCCGCCAGCTCCGGGCGCATCACCCGCCACCGCCTCAACCGAGGCGGCGACCGCACCCTCAACGCCGCCCTGCACACCATCGCCAAAACCCGGCAACGATGCCACCAACCCACCAAGGACTACATCAACCGCCGCACCACCGAAGGCCGCACCCCAGCCGAGATCACCCGCAGCCTCAAACGCTACATAGCCCGCCAAATCTGGCGCACCCTCGAAGCCACCGCTTGA
- a CDS encoding low temperature requirement protein A produces the protein MFLDLVFVAALALISQKLAADLTLAGAFETLVLMAAVWWVWSITALTTDLYLPHRPPIYLMTVSVMFGTMLMAVALPAAFTRDAMVFAGAYVAIHLGRSLILVPALRSQQARRHAGRFLFWFSVSAVPWLAGAAMAGPARGALWMAALTLDYGAAWLRYPTPWLGRVPRSQYGLAAEHLAERYQQFFTLALGDLILVTSLTYAGNGFTLDQTIAFTVAFATTVLLWRIYVQRAGALLQSSIESSRDPGRLVRSAPYTHLIMVAGVAVTSAGAEAVIHHPTGNSGPGLIGVVLGGPALFMAGRARFEYEVFSRVSPSRLVALLVLAAAAPALVLAHGPPLGAAIIATLVLAGIATADIVRAHGRPPEPPSPAF, from the coding sequence TTGTTCCTCGATCTGGTGTTCGTTGCCGCTCTTGCGTTGATCTCGCAGAAACTGGCCGCCGATCTGACCTTGGCCGGTGCCTTTGAAACGCTGGTGCTGATGGCGGCGGTCTGGTGGGTCTGGTCGATCACCGCGCTCACGACCGATCTCTACCTGCCGCACCGACCCCCGATCTACCTCATGACCGTCTCGGTCATGTTCGGCACCATGTTGATGGCCGTCGCGCTGCCTGCGGCCTTCACCCGTGATGCCATGGTCTTCGCGGGCGCCTACGTGGCGATCCACCTCGGCCGCAGCCTCATCCTGGTACCCGCTTTACGGAGCCAGCAGGCACGCCGGCACGCCGGGCGGTTCCTCTTCTGGTTCTCCGTCTCGGCCGTACCGTGGCTCGCCGGAGCCGCCATGGCAGGTCCCGCGCGTGGCGCGTTGTGGATGGCCGCCCTCACCCTGGACTACGGGGCGGCCTGGCTCCGCTACCCCACACCCTGGCTGGGACGGGTGCCCCGGTCGCAGTACGGGTTGGCGGCCGAACACCTGGCCGAGCGTTACCAGCAGTTCTTCACTCTCGCCCTCGGCGATCTCATCCTGGTCACCAGCCTCACGTACGCCGGCAACGGGTTCACGCTCGACCAGACCATCGCGTTCACGGTCGCGTTCGCCACCACCGTGTTGCTGTGGCGGATCTACGTCCAACGCGCCGGAGCACTGCTCCAGAGCAGCATCGAGTCCTCCCGTGATCCGGGCCGGCTCGTGCGGTCCGCGCCCTACACCCACCTGATCATGGTAGCTGGCGTGGCCGTCACCTCGGCCGGAGCCGAAGCGGTCATCCATCATCCCACCGGAAATAGCGGCCCCGGACTGATCGGCGTCGTTCTCGGCGGACCAGCCTTGTTCATGGCCGGCCGAGCCCGATTCGAGTACGAGGTATTCAGCCGGGTCTCCCCGTCCCGGCTGGTCGCGCTGCTCGTGCTGGCCGCCGCCGCGCCGGCACTGGTCCTGGCGCATGGACCACCGCTGGGCGCTGCCATCATCGCCACCCTGGTCCTGGCCGGGATCGCCACCGCGGACATCGTTCGCGCTCATGGCCGCCCACCCGAACCACCATCCCCCGCCTTCTAG
- a CDS encoding ABC transporter permease, with amino-acid sequence MTSTMLVLGPKLAVALVLMTAAAAAIATVGRLGHGRQIAVAAVRAALQLAAVSLVITAIVGSLWATGAFVLLMCVVAAGTSGRRITGGPYGWWAGVPIATASLTVVVALLLAGLVPLRGIAIIPIAGILTGGAMTATSLAGRRFNDDLRARRGEVEAALALGLSPRDAALLVCRPAASQALIPALDQTRTVGLVTLPGAFVGVLLGGASPLTAGITQLFVLVGLLAVEATATVLTIELMARGRLRPRGGQLTPSN; translated from the coding sequence GTGACCTCGACGATGCTGGTGCTCGGGCCGAAACTCGCCGTCGCGCTGGTGCTGATGACCGCCGCCGCAGCCGCCATCGCCACCGTCGGGCGGCTCGGGCACGGCCGGCAGATCGCCGTCGCCGCCGTCCGCGCCGCGCTGCAACTGGCCGCCGTATCCCTGGTGATCACCGCGATCGTCGGCTCGCTGTGGGCCACCGGGGCGTTCGTCCTGCTCATGTGCGTGGTCGCCGCCGGCACCTCAGGCCGGCGGATCACCGGCGGGCCGTACGGCTGGTGGGCCGGAGTCCCGATCGCCACCGCCAGCCTGACCGTCGTCGTCGCACTACTGCTCGCCGGGCTGGTACCCCTGCGCGGCATCGCGATCATCCCGATCGCCGGCATCCTGACCGGCGGCGCGATGACCGCCACGAGCCTCGCCGGGCGGCGCTTCAACGACGATCTGCGCGCCCGGCGCGGCGAGGTCGAAGCCGCGCTCGCGCTGGGCCTGTCTCCCCGCGACGCCGCGCTGCTCGTCTGCCGTCCCGCCGCGAGCCAGGCACTCATCCCCGCCCTCGACCAGACCCGCACCGTCGGCCTCGTCACCCTCCCCGGCGCCTTCGTCGGAGTCCTCCTCGGCGGCGCCAGCCCGCTGACCGCCGGGATCACCCAACTGTTCGTCCTCGTCGGCCTCCTCGCCGTCGAAGCCACCGCCACAGTCCTCACCATCGAGTTGATGGCCAGAGGACGGCTCCGTCCGCGAGGCGGTCAGCTGACGCCGTCGAACTGA